In Kryptolebias marmoratus isolate JLee-2015 linkage group LG4, ASM164957v2, whole genome shotgun sequence, the following proteins share a genomic window:
- the si:ch211-220m17.5 gene encoding guanylin family protein encodes MKATIATVTLLVLALGMTSEAVEVEENGLSFSLEAVKRLQELAESRAITGQQSPRLRASTMSFCAEPMLPQELLPLCKQRGGSASLLRLAAVPMDVCEICAFAACTGC; translated from the exons ATGAAGGCCACAATCGCCACCGTTACTCTTCTTGTCCTGGCTCTTGGCATGACCTCTGAAGCTGTGGAAGTTGAA GAAAATGGATTGTCTTTCTCCTTGGAGGCTGTGAAGAGACTCCAGGAGCTGGCTGAAAGCAGAGCCATCACAGGACAACAAAGCCCGCGACTCAGGGCGAGCACCATGTCCTTCTGTGCCGAGCCCATGCTCCCACAGGAGCTGTTGCCCCTCTGCAAGCAGAGAGGAGGATCTGCATCCCTGCTCAGACTAG CTGCGGTTCCCATGGATGTCTGTGAGATCTGCGCGTTCGCTGCCTGCACCGGCTGCTAA